CTCCCGCTGTACGTCGTCCGGGATCACGTAGTCGCGGCCGTCGAGGACCGCTCGCGCCTGGGCGGCGCGCAGGAGGGAGATCGAACCGCGAGGGCTCACGCCGAGCTGGGCGTGCTCGCGCGTGTAACGCGCCAGTCGGGTGACGTACGCGCGGACGTCCTCCTCGACGCGAACGCGGGAGACGGCGCGCCGGGCCGAACGCACGTCCTCTGCCGTCGCGACCGGGTCGAGTTCCTCGATGGGGTGATCGCCGACGACGCGCGCGAGCACCTCCGACTCGTCTACGGCGTCCGGGTAACCGAGGTGGAGCTTCTTCATGAACCGGTCGAGTTCGGCCGCGGGCAGTTCGTAGGTGCGGTCGCGCTCGACGGAGTTCTGCGTCGCGATGACCGCGAACGGGTCCGGCAGGGGGTGGGTCTCGCCGTCGACGGTCACCTGCGTCTCCTCCATCGCCTCCAGGAGCGCCGACTGGGTCTTCGGGGGCGCGCGGTTGATCTCGTCGCCGAGGACGATGTTCGCGAAGAGCGGCCCGGGACGGAACTCGAACTCGCGGGTCTGCTGGTTGAACACGTTCACGCCGGTCACGTCCGTCGGGAGGAGGTCGGGGGTGAACTGGA
The Halomarina pelagica DNA segment above includes these coding regions:
- a CDS encoding AAA family ATPase, which encodes MSDNVAADTTVDADDVEAAGALAHQVTENVERVIVGHPEAVEHIVTAVLARGHVLLEDVPGVGKTMLARAVARSVDCSFKRVQFTPDLLPTDVTGVNVFNQQTREFEFRPGPLFANIVLGDEINRAPPKTQSALLEAMEETQVTVDGETHPLPDPFAVIATQNSVERDRTYELPAAELDRFMKKLHLGYPDAVDESEVLARVVGDHPIEELDPVATAEDVRSARRAVSRVRVEEDVRAYVTRLARYTREHAQLGVSPRGSISLLRAAQARAVLDGRDYVIPDDVQREAVVTLVHRIRPTPGGERTARDVVEAALDSTHV